From Pseudomonas alcaligenes, a single genomic window includes:
- a CDS encoding SDR family NAD(P)-dependent oxidoreductase: protein MPQMPRSILITGCSTGIGYATAVACRAAGWQVFASARQAEDVVQLQSEGFNAIQLDLNEPASIHSALAQVLAQTGGTLDALFNNGGYGQPGAIEDLPRVAWREQFETNVFGPAELTAAVLPVMRRQGHGRILFNSSVLGYAALPLRGAYNASKFAIEGLVDTLRLELVGSGIEAVLIEPGPIIARFRANSLLALRKHVDTSRGAHSASYELMEERLAKEGAAVKYTLPAEAVAEAVLQALRSRVPRTRYPVTVPAKLFRVLNRLLPDRWLDRMKGGTV from the coding sequence ATGCCCCAGATGCCCCGTTCCATCCTCATCACCGGCTGCTCGACCGGCATCGGTTATGCCACGGCTGTCGCCTGTCGGGCGGCGGGCTGGCAGGTGTTTGCCTCGGCGCGCCAGGCCGAGGATGTGGTGCAGCTGCAGAGTGAAGGCTTCAACGCCATCCAGCTCGATCTCAACGAGCCGGCCAGTATCCATAGTGCCCTGGCCCAGGTGCTGGCGCAGACCGGCGGCACGCTGGATGCGCTGTTCAACAACGGCGGCTACGGCCAGCCCGGCGCCATCGAGGATCTGCCGCGGGTAGCCTGGCGCGAACAGTTCGAGACCAATGTGTTCGGCCCCGCCGAGCTGACCGCTGCGGTGCTGCCGGTAATGCGCCGCCAGGGCCACGGGCGCATCCTGTTCAACAGCTCGGTGCTGGGCTATGCCGCGCTGCCGCTGCGCGGTGCCTACAACGCCTCCAAATTCGCCATCGAAGGCCTGGTCGATACCCTGCGCCTGGAACTGGTCGGCAGCGGCATCGAGGCGGTGCTGATCGAACCGGGGCCGATCATTGCGCGCTTTCGCGCCAACAGCCTGCTGGCCCTGCGCAAGCATGTGGACACCAGTCGCGGTGCCCACAGCGCCAGCTACGAGCTGATGGAGGAGCGCCTGGCCAAGGAGGGCGCCGCAGTGAAGTACACCCTCCCGGCGGAGGCAGTGGCTGAGGCCGTGCTGCAGGCGCTGCGCAGCCGCGTGCCGCGCACCCGCTACCCGGTGACGGTGCCGGCCAAGCTGTTCCGCGTGCTCAATCGCCTGCTGCCGGATCGCTGGCTCGACCGGATGAAAGGCGGCACCGTCTGA
- a CDS encoding glycosyltransferase family 2 protein: MNLHDLAARTALVLETNNLRGGADLDKVAASLGRLFDHLQGQSLALSRLAQVVVTHDGLPAEVCAELARRSSLALQFVLIDASTGYYAAKNAGFAATSAEQCAYVVFADADCIPAADWLEQLLLPLCAAQPPAVVAGRTSYSSSLAGTALTTLDFMYFPSPLQAGATRNFYANNVVFRRDVFAEHAYQALDGVYRAHCQVLGLNLQAAGIALHYAAAAHTEHRLPDTRGEALKLRWMRGQDSVGLTPYLVRAYLPQRLHWFARSGPLAPLTILGARLGYSLRALNHQDLPPVHGLRRLGAMGLILAFSLVDMAGALARGVGINTLGRKVAADAQALSYHRA, translated from the coding sequence ATGAACCTGCACGATCTGGCCGCACGTACGGCCCTGGTACTGGAAACCAACAACCTGCGCGGCGGCGCCGACCTGGACAAGGTCGCCGCCAGCCTCGGCCGCCTGTTCGACCATCTGCAAGGGCAGAGCCTGGCGCTGAGCCGGCTGGCCCAGGTGGTGGTGACCCACGACGGCTTGCCGGCAGAGGTGTGTGCCGAGCTGGCGCGCCGTTCCAGCCTGGCGCTGCAATTCGTGCTGATCGACGCCAGCACCGGCTACTACGCGGCGAAGAACGCCGGCTTTGCTGCCACCTCGGCCGAGCAGTGCGCCTATGTGGTATTCGCCGACGCCGACTGCATCCCCGCTGCCGACTGGCTTGAGCAGCTGCTCCTGCCGCTGTGCGCCGCGCAGCCGCCGGCCGTGGTGGCCGGACGTACCAGCTATAGCAGCAGCCTGGCCGGCACGGCGCTGACCACCCTCGACTTCATGTACTTCCCCAGCCCGCTGCAGGCCGGGGCTACCCGTAATTTCTACGCCAACAACGTGGTGTTCCGTCGCGATGTATTCGCCGAGCACGCCTACCAGGCGCTGGATGGCGTGTACCGCGCCCATTGCCAGGTGCTCGGCCTGAACCTGCAGGCGGCCGGCATCGCCCTGCACTATGCTGCCGCTGCCCACACTGAACACCGCCTGCCGGACACCCGTGGCGAAGCTCTCAAGCTGCGCTGGATGCGTGGTCAGGACTCGGTCGGTCTGACGCCCTATCTGGTGCGTGCCTACCTGCCGCAGCGCCTGCACTGGTTCGCCCGCAGCGGCCCGCTGGCGCCGCTGACCATTCTCGGCGCCCGCCTGGGTTACAGCCTGCGCGCGCTCAACCACCAGGATCTGCCACCCGTGCACGGCCTGCGCCGGCTGGGCGCCATGGGGCTGATCCTGGCCTTCTCGCTGGTCGACATGGCGGGCGCCCTGGCACGCGGCGTCGGCATCAACACCCTGGGGCGCAAGGTGGCTGCCGATGCCCAGGCGCTGTCCTATCACCGCGCCTGA
- a CDS encoding SgcJ/EcaC family oxidoreductase translates to MPHPIELLIKQADTAINQEDFDRLLDIYAEDALLVVKPGLHAVGKAQIRQAFVAIAAHFGHSLQVRQGGMEILETGDTALVLARTLVAAADHPGVERKATYVFRRSAEGAWLCVIDNSYGHDLLDAQV, encoded by the coding sequence ATGCCGCATCCGATCGAACTGCTGATCAAGCAGGCGGATACCGCCATCAATCAGGAAGACTTCGACAGGTTGCTGGATATCTACGCCGAGGATGCCCTGCTGGTGGTCAAACCGGGCCTGCATGCGGTCGGCAAGGCTCAGATCAGGCAGGCCTTCGTGGCCATCGCAGCCCATTTCGGCCACAGCCTGCAAGTGCGCCAGGGCGGCATGGAGATTCTCGAAACGGGCGATACGGCGCTGGTACTGGCCCGGACACTGGTGGCAGCCGCCGACCATCCTGGCGTGGAGCGCAAGGCCACCTATGTATTCAGGCGCAGCGCCGAGGGCGCCTGGCTCTGTGTTATCGACAACTCGTACGGGCACGACCTGCTGGACGCGCAGGTCTGA
- a CDS encoding beta-agarase, with the protein MIRRSLPAVFAFLLASPAIAAPAGQQTLFSFIKPTDVVKVESEQASFPELTAEPTAEGEVLRRFTFNAAEHPSLRLAPQSGDWDWSQSGAVSLRVQNAMDWAITLNVQIESRDGKILTSHIALPAGPAQTLLVPLAATSPLARGMRAGPPMPVSLDGQRVLLAETVSGELSAAQVSAVILSLDKPAAAQSILLGRFGVQDAASAQQAAYDGSIDAWGQYSRGQWPEKISSDQQLRESAKREAEQLKAWLGKRPQQDRFGGWLNGPSFEASGFFRTEKRDDRWFLVTPEGHPFYSLGVNAVSAWQSQTYVEGRESLFQKLPKDDEALAAYYGKRDSRSSTGASRGRAFDHGRWFDFYRANLQRSYAQPCPAAAAPSAAPAGAAPATAEVAPCPKAALDEQRWAQHSLDRLQAWGFNSLGNWSDNTLGAAQRMPYSLPLSISGDYATISTGLDWWGGMPDPFDPRFAMAAERAIAIAARDRREDPWLLGFFADNELAWAAPGNEPKARYALAYGTLRLTTDVPAKRAFLKQLRDKYRNQSGLSKAWGIELGAWELMEDPGFEAPLPSAEHPQIEEDLQNFQRLFAETYFKTIADSLKWHAPNHLLLGGRFAISTPEAIAACAKYCDVLSFNLYVPEPQQGQDFAALRALDKPVLISEFHFGSRDRGPFWGGVSEVYKEEERGPAYAKFLGKALEEPVIVGVHWFQYLDQPATGRLLDGENGHFGLVGITDRPWQGFVEAVRKANLKVPETLLGKLTNKAPAKPSEGGGEHAGAGDAAAGGPGGAGGPGDGGAGGHDGPGDGHE; encoded by the coding sequence ATGATCCGCCGTTCCCTGCCCGCCGTTTTCGCCTTTCTGCTCGCCAGCCCCGCCATTGCCGCCCCGGCTGGGCAACAGACCCTGTTCAGCTTCATCAAGCCCACCGACGTGGTGAAGGTGGAGAGCGAACAGGCCAGTTTCCCCGAGCTCACTGCCGAGCCGACCGCCGAAGGCGAGGTGCTGCGCCGCTTCACCTTCAATGCCGCCGAGCACCCCAGCCTGCGCCTGGCGCCGCAGAGCGGCGACTGGGACTGGTCGCAGTCCGGCGCGGTCAGCCTGCGGGTGCAGAACGCCATGGACTGGGCGATCACCCTGAACGTGCAGATCGAAAGCCGTGACGGCAAGATCCTCACCAGCCACATCGCCCTGCCGGCTGGCCCGGCGCAGACCCTGCTGGTGCCGCTGGCCGCCACTTCGCCGCTGGCCCGTGGCATGCGCGCCGGCCCGCCGATGCCGGTCAGCCTGGACGGCCAGCGCGTGCTGCTGGCGGAAACCGTCAGCGGCGAGCTGAGTGCGGCCCAGGTCAGTGCCGTGATCCTCTCGCTGGACAAGCCGGCAGCGGCGCAGAGCATCCTGCTCGGTCGCTTCGGCGTGCAGGATGCCGCCAGTGCGCAGCAGGCGGCCTATGATGGCAGCATCGATGCCTGGGGCCAGTACAGCCGTGGCCAGTGGCCGGAAAAGATCAGCAGTGACCAGCAGCTGCGCGAGTCGGCCAAGCGCGAGGCCGAGCAGCTCAAGGCCTGGCTGGGCAAACGCCCGCAGCAGGATCGTTTCGGCGGCTGGCTGAACGGCCCGAGCTTCGAGGCCAGCGGCTTCTTCCGTACCGAGAAGCGCGACGACCGCTGGTTCCTGGTGACCCCGGAAGGGCATCCGTTCTACTCCCTGGGCGTCAACGCGGTCAGCGCCTGGCAAAGTCAGACCTATGTCGAGGGGCGCGAAAGCCTGTTCCAGAAGCTGCCCAAGGATGACGAGGCGCTGGCCGCCTATTACGGCAAGCGCGACAGCCGCAGCAGCACCGGCGCTTCCCGCGGGCGGGCCTTCGACCACGGTCGCTGGTTCGACTTCTACCGGGCCAACCTGCAGCGCAGCTATGCCCAGCCGTGCCCGGCTGCTGCCGCGCCGAGTGCTGCGCCGGCAGGCGCCGCGCCAGCAACTGCCGAGGTGGCGCCGTGCCCGAAAGCCGCGCTGGATGAACAGCGCTGGGCCCAGCACAGCCTCGACCGCCTGCAGGCCTGGGGCTTCAACAGCCTGGGCAACTGGAGCGACAACACCCTCGGCGCGGCCCAGCGCATGCCTTACAGCCTGCCGCTGTCGATCTCCGGCGATTACGCCACCATCAGCACTGGCCTGGACTGGTGGGGCGGCATGCCCGACCCCTTCGATCCGCGGTTTGCCATGGCTGCCGAGCGGGCCATTGCCATTGCCGCCCGTGATCGCCGCGAGGATCCCTGGCTGCTCGGCTTCTTCGCTGACAACGAGCTGGCCTGGGCCGCGCCCGGCAACGAGCCCAAGGCCCGCTATGCCCTGGCCTACGGCACCCTGCGCCTGACCACCGATGTACCGGCCAAACGCGCCTTCCTCAAGCAGCTGCGCGACAAGTACCGCAACCAGAGCGGCCTGTCCAAGGCCTGGGGTATCGAACTGGGGGCCTGGGAGCTGATGGAGGATCCCGGCTTCGAGGCGCCGCTGCCGAGCGCGGAGCACCCGCAGATCGAGGAAGACCTGCAGAACTTCCAGCGCCTGTTCGCCGAGACCTATTTCAAGACCATTGCCGACTCGCTCAAGTGGCACGCGCCCAACCACCTGCTGCTCGGCGGTCGCTTTGCCATCAGCACGCCGGAGGCCATCGCCGCCTGCGCCAAGTACTGCGATGTGCTGAGTTTCAACCTGTACGTGCCGGAACCGCAGCAGGGCCAGGACTTCGCCGCCCTGCGCGCGCTGGACAAGCCGGTGCTGATTAGCGAGTTCCACTTCGGCTCGCGTGACCGCGGCCCGTTTTGGGGCGGCGTCAGCGAGGTGTACAAGGAAGAGGAGCGTGGCCCGGCCTACGCCAAGTTCCTCGGCAAGGCCCTGGAAGAGCCGGTGATCGTCGGCGTGCACTGGTTCCAGTACCTCGACCAGCCAGCGACCGGGCGTCTGCTCGATGGCGAGAACGGCCACTTCGGCCTGGTTGGTATCACCGACCGGCCATGGCAGGGCTTCGTCGAAGCGGTGCGCAAGGCCAACCTGAAGGTGCCGGAAACCCTGCTGGGCAAACTGACGAACAAGGCACCGGCCAAGCCGAGCGAAGGTGGCGGTGAACACGCCGGTGCCGGTGATGCCGCTGCCGGCGGCCCGGGTGGCGCGGGTGGGCCGGGAGATGGCGGCGCCGGTGGCCATGATGGCCCCGGTGATGGCCACGAGTGA
- a CDS encoding serine hydrolase domain-containing protein produces the protein MQIQGYFDLQFEALKQAFAELFEDTQERGAALCVQIAGETVVDLWAGTADKDGEQAWHSDTILNLFSCTKTFAAVVALQLVEEGKLELDAPVARYWPEFAAAGKERITPRQLLSHRAGLPALHAMLPAEALYDWAQMTAALAAEQPWWTPGEAHGYAPITYGWLVGELLRRIEGRGPGESIMARIAKPLGLDFHVGLADSEFPRVAHIARKKGDMGDAAAQRLLRCMMSEPAALSTRAFANPPSILTSTNKAEWRRMQQPAANGHGNARSLAGFYAGLLDGRLLQAELLNEMTREHACGEDRTLLTRTRFGLGCMLDQADVANATYGLGRKAFGHPGAGGSVGFADPDSDVAFGFVSNSLGPYVLMDPRAQRLARVLRECL, from the coding sequence TTGCAGATCCAGGGTTACTTCGACCTGCAGTTCGAGGCGCTGAAACAGGCCTTTGCCGAATTGTTCGAGGATACGCAGGAGCGCGGCGCCGCCCTCTGCGTACAGATCGCCGGCGAAACGGTGGTCGACCTGTGGGCCGGCACGGCCGACAAGGATGGCGAGCAGGCCTGGCACAGCGACACCATCCTCAATCTGTTCTCCTGCACCAAGACCTTCGCGGCCGTGGTGGCCCTGCAACTGGTGGAAGAGGGCAAGCTCGAGCTGGACGCCCCGGTAGCGCGCTACTGGCCGGAGTTTGCTGCGGCCGGCAAGGAGCGCATCACCCCGCGCCAACTGCTCAGCCACCGCGCCGGCCTGCCGGCCCTGCACGCCATGCTGCCGGCCGAGGCGCTGTACGACTGGGCGCAGATGACCGCCGCGCTAGCCGCCGAGCAACCCTGGTGGACGCCGGGCGAGGCCCATGGCTATGCACCTATCACCTATGGCTGGCTGGTCGGCGAGTTGCTGCGGCGCATCGAAGGGCGCGGCCCCGGCGAGTCGATCATGGCGCGTATCGCCAAACCGCTGGGCCTGGATTTCCATGTCGGCCTGGCCGACAGCGAGTTTCCCCGCGTTGCCCATATCGCCCGCAAGAAGGGCGACATGGGCGATGCCGCGGCCCAGCGCCTGCTGCGTTGCATGATGAGCGAGCCGGCGGCCCTGAGCACCCGTGCCTTTGCCAATCCGCCGTCTATTCTCACCAGCACCAACAAGGCGGAGTGGCGGCGCATGCAACAACCGGCGGCCAACGGGCATGGCAATGCCCGCTCCCTGGCAGGCTTTTATGCCGGCCTGCTGGATGGTCGTCTGCTGCAGGCCGAACTGCTCAACGAGATGACCCGTGAACACGCCTGCGGCGAAGACCGCACCCTGTTGACCCGTACCCGCTTCGGACTGGGCTGCATGCTCGACCAGGCGGACGTGGCCAACGCCACCTATGGCCTGGGACGCAAGGCGTTCGGCCACCCCGGCGCCGGCGGCTCGGTAGGCTTTGCCGACCCCGACAGCGACGTGGCGTTCGGCTTTGTCAGCAACAGCCTCGGCCCCTATGTATTGATGGATCCACGTGCGCAGCGTCTGGCGCGTGTGTTGCGTGAATGTCTTTGA
- the pdxH gene encoding pyridoxamine 5'-phosphate oxidase produces MSQTIADMRRDYSRDGLSEEQAPAEPFALFRQWFAEAVKTEQLPVEPNAMTLATVDGDGRPHCRVLLLKGLDEQGFTFFSNYQSAKAEQLSARPFAAMTFFWPTLERQVRIEGRVEKVSAEESDAYFQVRPLGSRLGAWASPQSRVIANRAELEGLLADTERRFLDQAPHCPPHWGGYRLLPERIEFWQGRPSRLHDRLNYLRQGEQWLRERLAP; encoded by the coding sequence ATGTCCCAGACCATCGCTGATATGCGGCGTGACTACAGCCGCGACGGCCTTAGCGAAGAGCAGGCACCGGCCGAGCCCTTCGCCCTGTTCCGCCAGTGGTTCGCCGAGGCGGTAAAGACCGAGCAACTGCCGGTGGAGCCCAATGCCATGACCCTGGCCACGGTGGATGGCGATGGCCGCCCGCATTGCCGGGTGCTGTTGCTCAAGGGCCTGGACGAGCAGGGTTTCACCTTCTTCAGCAACTACCAGAGCGCCAAGGCCGAGCAGCTGAGCGCGCGGCCGTTCGCCGCCATGACCTTCTTCTGGCCGACCCTGGAGCGCCAGGTGCGCATCGAGGGGCGGGTGGAGAAGGTTTCGGCCGAGGAGTCGGATGCCTACTTCCAGGTGCGTCCGCTGGGTAGCCGCCTGGGCGCCTGGGCTTCGCCGCAGAGCCGGGTGATCGCCAACCGCGCCGAACTGGAAGGCCTGCTGGCCGACACCGAGCGACGCTTTCTCGATCAGGCCCCGCATTGCCCGCCGCACTGGGGCGGCTATCGCCTGCTGCCGGAGCGCATCGAGTTCTGGCAGGGCCGGCCGAGCCGCCTGCATGATCGCCTCAACTACCTGCGACAGGGCGAGCAGTGGCTGCGCGAGCGCCTGGCGCCCTGA
- a CDS encoding glycine zipper 2TM domain-containing protein — MFKNVLVASLTAASLLLGGCVSNLSGDSYSRDEARKVQTVRLGTIESLRPVKIEGTKTPIGAGAGAVVGGVGGSTIGGGKGSVVAAVIGAVAGGLLGSMTEEGLTRTQGVEITVREDDGTLRAYVQQVQENEIFRVGERVRIMTVDGTSRVAH, encoded by the coding sequence ATGTTCAAGAACGTTCTCGTTGCTTCGCTGACCGCGGCGTCGCTGCTGCTTGGGGGCTGCGTTTCCAACCTGTCCGGCGACTCCTACAGCCGCGACGAGGCCCGCAAGGTGCAGACCGTGCGCCTGGGCACCATCGAATCGCTGCGTCCGGTGAAGATCGAAGGCACCAAGACCCCGATCGGCGCCGGTGCCGGTGCCGTGGTGGGTGGCGTGGGCGGCAGCACCATCGGCGGTGGCAAGGGCTCGGTGGTGGCGGCGGTGATCGGCGCCGTGGCTGGCGGTCTGCTCGGCTCCATGACCGAAGAGGGCCTGACCCGCACCCAGGGCGTGGAAATCACCGTGCGTGAAGACGACGGCACTCTGCGCGCCTATGTTCAGCAAGTGCAGGAAAACGAGATCTTCCGCGTCGGCGAGCGCGTGCGCATCATGACCGTCGACGGTACCAGCCGCGTCGCTCACTGA
- a CDS encoding monovalent cation/H+ antiporter subunit A, which yields MELLLIVGLPFLGALLPILFERHGRLACSLATAVAPLLGLGILLWLAPRVFAGELLLVSQPWLSQLGFNLSLRLDGLAFLFALLILGIGLLVILYARYYLSEREPVGRFFAYLLLFMGAMLGVVLSENLLLMLTFWELTSLSSFLLIGFWGKRSDARKGARMALAVTGGGGLALLAGILLIGHIVGSFELSMVLAAGEQIRAHALYPLALVLVLLGAFTKSAQFPFHFWLPHAMAAPTPVSAYLHSATMVKAGVFLLARLYPALAGSDLWFYLVGLTGLATLVLGAVLALFQHDLKGLLAYSTISHLGLIVLLLGMDSQLSNVAAVFHIINHATFKASLFMAAGIIDHETGSRDMRRINGMWKYLPHTAVLAMVASSAMAGVPLLNGFLSKEMFFGETLQHALQGSLFNWAIPLAATLAAVFSVAYSLRFIHDVFFNGEPVNLPKFPPHEPPRYMKIPVEILVFLCLLVGMLPGYTVAPLLAVAAQASLGGALPAYDLAIWHGFNLPLAMSCIALVGGILVYVGRKPLFRAYESLPEVDAKLVFEQQVQRLVAAAAWLTARLENGSLQRYLALLLGSALVLVGVALAPLPQLTGARGLSPLDPFTALGMLVLALSGVLTAVLHRQRLVALLVLGVGGMLVALAFARFSAPDLAQTQLVVEVVTIILLMLALFYLPSRTPRESSLPRRLRDLLLAGGCGLMVAVLAYAVLTRPYDTGIAEFFLANSISGGGGTNAVNVILVDFRGFDTLGEICVLAIAAVGIFAMLDGLRLTHPTCDPQGRRWAWAKNPLILMTLSRLLLPLALLISVFIFLRGHNLPGGGFIAGLITAVALTLQYIASGVAWVEQRLALNYQRMAGAGVLIAAVTGLGSWLFGRPFLTSAFGHFELPLVGEFELASAMLFDLGVYLTVVGASQMMLVNLGKLSLSPPASQEIH from the coding sequence ATGGAGCTGTTGCTCATAGTCGGACTGCCGTTTCTCGGCGCCTTGCTTCCCATCCTGTTCGAGCGCCACGGTCGCCTGGCCTGCAGCCTGGCCACTGCCGTGGCGCCGCTGCTCGGCCTGGGCATCCTGCTGTGGCTGGCGCCGCGGGTCTTCGCCGGCGAGCTGCTGCTGGTGTCGCAGCCCTGGCTCAGCCAACTCGGTTTCAACCTGTCGCTGCGCCTCGACGGTCTGGCGTTTCTATTCGCCCTGCTGATCCTCGGCATCGGCCTGCTGGTGATCCTCTACGCGCGCTACTACCTGTCCGAGCGCGAGCCGGTCGGCCGCTTCTTCGCCTATCTGCTGCTGTTCATGGGCGCCATGCTCGGCGTGGTGCTGTCGGAAAACCTGCTGCTGATGCTGACCTTCTGGGAACTGACCAGCCTGTCGTCGTTCCTCCTGATCGGCTTCTGGGGCAAGCGCAGCGATGCGCGCAAGGGCGCGCGCATGGCCCTGGCGGTGACCGGTGGCGGCGGCCTGGCGCTGCTGGCCGGCATTCTGCTAATCGGCCATATCGTCGGCAGCTTCGAGCTCAGCATGGTGCTGGCCGCCGGCGAGCAGATCCGCGCCCACGCCTTGTACCCGCTGGCACTGGTGCTGGTACTGCTGGGGGCCTTCACCAAGTCGGCGCAGTTTCCCTTCCATTTCTGGTTGCCCCACGCAATGGCGGCGCCGACCCCGGTGTCGGCCTACCTGCACTCGGCGACCATGGTCAAGGCCGGGGTGTTCCTGCTGGCGCGCCTGTATCCGGCACTGGCCGGCTCCGACCTGTGGTTCTACCTGGTCGGCCTCACGGGCCTGGCGACCCTGGTGCTGGGCGCGGTGCTGGCGCTGTTCCAGCATGACCTCAAGGGCCTGCTGGCTTACTCGACGATCAGTCACCTGGGCCTGATCGTGCTGCTGCTGGGCATGGACTCGCAGCTGTCCAACGTCGCCGCGGTGTTCCACATCATCAACCACGCCACCTTCAAGGCCTCGCTGTTCATGGCCGCCGGCATCATCGATCACGAGACCGGCAGCCGCGACATGCGCCGCATCAACGGCATGTGGAAGTACCTGCCGCACACTGCCGTGCTGGCCATGGTGGCGTCCTCGGCGATGGCCGGGGTGCCGCTGCTCAACGGCTTCCTGAGCAAGGAAATGTTCTTCGGCGAAACCCTGCAGCACGCCCTGCAGGGCAGTCTGTTCAACTGGGCGATCCCGCTGGCGGCGACCCTGGCTGCAGTGTTCTCGGTGGCCTATTCGCTGCGCTTCATCCACGACGTGTTCTTCAACGGCGAGCCGGTCAACCTGCCCAAGTTCCCACCCCACGAGCCGCCGCGCTACATGAAGATCCCGGTGGAGATCCTGGTATTCCTCTGCCTGCTGGTGGGCATGCTGCCGGGCTACACGGTGGCGCCGTTGCTGGCGGTGGCGGCGCAGGCCAGCCTGGGCGGCGCGCTGCCGGCGTATGACCTGGCGATCTGGCACGGCTTCAACCTGCCGCTGGCGATGAGCTGCATCGCCCTGGTCGGCGGCATCCTCGTCTATGTCGGGCGCAAGCCGCTGTTCCGTGCTTACGAAAGCTTGCCGGAAGTGGACGCCAAGCTGGTATTCGAGCAGCAGGTGCAGCGCCTGGTGGCCGCTGCTGCCTGGCTGACCGCGCGTCTGGAGAACGGCTCGCTGCAGCGCTACCTGGCGCTGTTGCTGGGCAGTGCCCTGGTGCTGGTCGGCGTGGCCCTGGCACCGCTGCCGCAACTGACCGGTGCGCGCGGCCTGAGCCCGCTCGACCCCTTTACCGCCCTGGGCATGCTGGTGCTGGCCCTGAGCGGGGTGCTCACCGCGGTGCTGCATCGCCAGCGCCTGGTGGCGCTGCTGGTGCTCGGCGTCGGCGGCATGCTGGTGGCGCTGGCCTTCGCCCGCTTCTCCGCGCCGGATCTGGCGCAGACCCAGCTGGTCGTGGAGGTGGTGACCATCATCCTGCTGATGCTGGCGCTCTTCTACCTGCCGTCGCGCACGCCGCGCGAGAGCTCGCTGCCGCGCCGCCTGCGCGATCTGCTGCTGGCCGGCGGCTGCGGCCTGATGGTGGCGGTATTGGCCTATGCGGTGCTGACCCGCCCGTACGACACCGGCATCGCCGAGTTCTTCCTGGCCAACAGCATCAGCGGTGGCGGTGGCACCAACGCGGTCAACGTGATCCTGGTGGACTTCCGCGGCTTCGATACCCTGGGTGAGATCTGTGTGCTGGCCATCGCCGCCGTCGGCATCTTCGCCATGCTCGACGGCCTGCGCCTGACCCATCCGACCTGCGATCCCCAGGGCCGGCGCTGGGCCTGGGCGAAGAACCCGCTGATCCTGATGACCCTGTCGCGCCTGTTGCTGCCGCTGGCGCTGCTGATCTCGGTGTTCATCTTCCTGCGCGGCCACAACCTGCCGGGTGGCGGCTTTATCGCCGGGCTGATCACCGCCGTGGCCCTGACCCTGCAGTACATCGCCAGCGGCGTGGCCTGGGTCGAGCAGCGCCTGGCGCTGAACTACCAGCGCATGGCTGGCGCCGGCGTGCTGATCGCCGCGGTCACCGGGCTGGGCAGCTGGCTGTTCGGCCGGCCCTTCCTGACGTCCGCCTTCGGCCACTTCGAGCTGCCGCTGGTGGGTGAGTTCGAGCTGGCCAGCGCCATGCTGTTCGACCTAGGCGTCTATCTCACAGTGGTCGGCGCCAGCCAGATGATGCTGGTCAACCTGGGCAAACTCAGCCTGTCCCCACCCGCGAGCCAGGAGATCCACTGA
- a CDS encoding Na+/H+ antiporter subunit C codes for MEALFAVTLGLLTASGVYLLLRARTFAVVLGLTLLSYAVNLFLFAMGRLSGDVAVLGQGGSPADPLPQALVLTAIVIGFAMTAFVVVLALRGVANLGNDHVDGRAQQERAP; via the coding sequence ATGGAAGCGCTGTTCGCCGTGACCCTCGGCCTGCTCACCGCCAGCGGCGTGTACCTGCTGCTGCGTGCGCGTACCTTCGCCGTGGTGCTGGGCCTGACCCTGCTGTCCTATGCGGTCAACCTGTTCCTCTTTGCCATGGGCCGTCTGAGTGGCGACGTGGCGGTGCTGGGGCAGGGCGGCAGCCCGGCCGACCCGCTGCCCCAGGCGCTGGTGCTGACCGCCATCGTCATCGGCTTCGCCATGACCGCCTTCGTCGTGGTGCTGGCCCTGCGCGGCGTGGCCAATCTCGGCAACGACCATGTCGATGGCCGGGCACAGCAGGAGCGGGCGCCTTGA